The nucleotide window AGCCAGTAAGCCTTTTCCGCATCGGCGATCAGCATGTTGAAGCTGCGGTAGCTGGTTCCGTCCAGCTCGCCAAGAGCCTTGGCGGCCGCTTCGGCCTCTGCATGGTCGAGCGCTTCGAGGACGATTTCTCCACGAGAACGTTTCCCGTCCGCCGGTCCGAGCGAGCCCTGACGGTTCAGGATGCCCGCCGCCAGGCCATGATCGTTCACACCGAGCCACGAGCCGTGGCTCAACTCGTCGAGTCCGGCGACGATATGCGGTCGGTCGGGCCAGTGGCGGGCCGGTGCCTGCCAGGATCTGGATTGCATTTCATCGCGGTTGGCGGCGATCAGAACCGGCCAGGAATGGCCGGGACGGCGCAGGATAACGAGGGTGCACATGGCGGAGACCCTACGCCGGGTGAGAGATCACTGAAACATTTTTTGACAAGCGTCGGAATTGCGGCAATCTGCCGGTTAACAGAGGATGCCGCGCCTGATAGATTGCGGCCGCATTCAAGATTCTGCGCTATACCGGAGACCGATGAGTCGGCTGGTTTGGTGTTCAGTACGGGAAAGAGACGAAGGGGTATTCGACCGATGTCAGGTTTCGACAAACGCCAAAAGGGCGAAGAAGCAAAATTTGCACATGATTCCGAGCTCGAATTCAAGGCAAGCGCTCGGCGCAACAAGTTGCTTGGACTCTGGGTTGCCGAAGAGTTTCTCGGCAAGACCGGCGATGACGCGGCTGCCTATGCCAAGGAAGTCGTTGTGGCCGATATGGAAAAGCCAGGCGTCGACGATGTCGTGGAATTCATTCTGAAGAGCGTCGAAGGCACCGGTGCCGATCTTTCCGAACACCGCATCCGCCACAAGCTCGAAGAGTTCATGACGGTTGCGCTGAAGCAGCTCAAGACCGAGGGCTGATACGCTCTTCGCTTCAGAAAGCTAAAAAGAAAACGGCGCCCGTTGAGGCGCCGTTTTTTATTGCCGATTGCGCGAGAATTTAGCTCTCGCCGAATACCCGGTTGAAGATCGTGTCCACATGCTTGGTGTGGTAGCCGAGATCGAACAGGGATTCGAGGGCAGCTGCGTCGAGCAGCGCGGTCACTGCATCGTCAGCCTTCAGCAGGGTCAGGAAGTCTTTGCCCTCCAGCCAGACCGGCATCGCGTTGCGCTGAACTGCCTGATAGGCGTCTTCCCGGCTCATGCCGGCCTGTGTCAGGCCGAGCAGCACGCGCTGGGAGTGGACCAGGCCGCCGAGCTGGTCGAGATTCGCCTGCATGCCTTCCGGATAGATCAGCAGCTTGTCGATCACGCCGGTCAGGCGGGCGAGGGCAAAGTCCAGTGTCACGGTGGCGTCCGGGCCGATCATCCGTTCGACAGAGGAGTGGGAAATGTCCCGCTCATGCCAGAGGGCAACGTTTTCCATCGCCGGGACAACGGCGGAGCGGACCAGCCGGGCGAGGCCTGTCAGGTTTTCGGTCAGCACCGGGTTGCGCTTGTGCGGCATGGCCGACGAGCCCTTCTGACCCGGCGAGAAATACTCCTCGGCCTCGCGGACTTCGGTGCGCTGCAGATGCCGGATCTCGGTGGCGAGACGTTCGACCGAGCTGGCGATGACACCGAGGGTCGCGAAGAACATTGCGTGACGGTCGCGCGGGATGACCTGGGTCGATACCGGCTCGGCAACGAGGCCGAGCTTTTCGGCCACATGCTCTTCGACGCGCGGATCGATATTGGCGAAGGTGCCGACGGCGCCGGAAATAGCGCAGGTCGCGATTTCCGCCCGCGCTGCCAGCAGCCGTGTCCGGTTACGGTCGAACTCGGCATAATATCCGGCGAGCTTCACGCCGAAGGTCAGCGGCTCTGCATGGATGCCGTGGCTGCGACCGACGGTCGGGGACATCTTGTGCTCGAAGGCACGGCGCTTGATCGCGGCCAGCAGTGCATCGAGATCAGCCAGCAGCAGATCGGACGCCTGGGTGAGCTGCACTGCGAGGCAGGTATCCAGCACGTCTGACGAGGTCATGCCCTGATGCACGAAGCGGGCTTCGTCGCCAACATATTCGGCGAGATTGGTCAGGAAGGCGATGACATCATGCTTGGTCTCGCGCTCGATCTCGTCGATCCGGTCGATGTCGAAATTGCCGCGTTCCCAGACTGCCTTGGCGGCTTCCTTCGGGATCACGCCAAGCTCGGCCTGTGCGTCGCAGGCATGCGCCTCAATCTCGAACCAGATGCGGAATTTGTTCTCGGGCTCCCAGATCTTGACCATCTCGGGGCGGGAATAGCGCGGGATCATGTGTATCCTCGGGTGACAGCTGCGTGCGATTGATGCCGGAATGCGTACCAGAATGCGTGATGGCAATCAGGCAGGCGGGGTTTTATCATTGCCGCCGCTTGGAGTCACGCTGCGGGCGGACAGTTAAGAAGACAGCTCAAGAGGGAGCGTATCCATGAAGATCGACGGCAAGCCGCATCGCACGATCTGGCCGGCGCCGGACGGCAACGCGGTCGAGATCATCGACCAGACGAAATTGCCGCACCTTTTCGAGATTGCCCGGCTGGAGACGCTGAAGGACGCAGCCCATGCGATCAAGGCGATGCTGGTGCGCGGCGCGC belongs to Nisaea sp. and includes:
- the purB gene encoding adenylosuccinate lyase encodes the protein MIPRYSRPEMVKIWEPENKFRIWFEIEAHACDAQAELGVIPKEAAKAVWERGNFDIDRIDEIERETKHDVIAFLTNLAEYVGDEARFVHQGMTSSDVLDTCLAVQLTQASDLLLADLDALLAAIKRRAFEHKMSPTVGRSHGIHAEPLTFGVKLAGYYAEFDRNRTRLLAARAEIATCAISGAVGTFANIDPRVEEHVAEKLGLVAEPVSTQVIPRDRHAMFFATLGVIASSVERLATEIRHLQRTEVREAEEYFSPGQKGSSAMPHKRNPVLTENLTGLARLVRSAVVPAMENVALWHERDISHSSVERMIGPDATVTLDFALARLTGVIDKLLIYPEGMQANLDQLGGLVHSQRVLLGLTQAGMSREDAYQAVQRNAMPVWLEGKDFLTLLKADDAVTALLDAAALESLFDLGYHTKHVDTIFNRVFGES
- a CDS encoding NRDE family protein, with product MCTLVILRRPGHSWPVLIAANRDEMQSRSWQAPARHWPDRPHIVAGLDELSHGSWLGVNDHGLAAGILNRQGSLGPADGKRSRGEIVLEALDHAEAEAAAKALGELDGTSYRSFNMLIADAEKAYWLRNEATEDGEIDVFEIPEGVSIFTAYDVNDPDSPRVRRALPRFRIAMAPDPDNDEWQDWEKLLADRTRAVADEYGSAINLDNGAGFATVSSSLIALPGDPGRNPVWRFAGGPPDETAFSPVDLSD
- a CDS encoding DUF1476 domain-containing protein; amino-acid sequence: MSGFDKRQKGEEAKFAHDSELEFKASARRNKLLGLWVAEEFLGKTGDDAAAYAKEVVVADMEKPGVDDVVEFILKSVEGTGADLSEHRIRHKLEEFMTVALKQLKTEG